From a single Sulfolobus sp. E5-1-F genomic region:
- a CDS encoding DevR family CRISPR-associated autoregulator — protein MFVSFGLRFRVNVEAMNMVESFGNYTRHRTAPLLRKTDNGYEVVFAPVVSGQAIAHAFMRALADLELNKIGVTPLQSGSSESGSQQSKSSKTEPRLCEDCKNYQTIGGFLKRSGDANTLLDNRVKTCIVDDVTGFMATKSSSKSEKEGKSKAMATKSSSKSEKEGESEAEEKGSSIRRTSRIMFSYMIPDIDAARATIFPQFHVRFNNIKNENAIFQIESGSAVYMLTIHVNVSGIGQLSTEQYVEDRIDRVDKTFTALMTMFSGSYIGAKHARYLPIIEFLGGIAAISKPMPFSVSPPKRYDYVADTLQRAYVYVNNIKDECIKIFYFDNEELIKVNENKQTTENQSQTQGCIVNVTRKTSLEELIAAVKEDVMEELKKNSNKK, from the coding sequence ATGTTCGTAAGTTTTGGTTTAAGGTTTAGGGTTAATGTAGAAGCAATGAACATGGTAGAGTCATTTGGTAATTATACAAGACACAGGACTGCTCCACTGCTAAGAAAAACTGATAATGGCTATGAAGTAGTTTTTGCACCAGTAGTTTCTGGACAAGCAATAGCGCACGCATTTATGAGGGCTTTAGCTGACTTAGAGTTAAATAAAATAGGAGTAACTCCACTGCAAAGCGGTAGTAGTGAGAGTGGTTCGCAACAAAGTAAATCGAGTAAGACTGAACCGAGATTGTGTGAGGATTGTAAGAACTATCAAACGATTGGCGGATTTTTAAAAAGATCTGGTGACGCTAACACACTTCTTGACAATAGAGTAAAAACGTGTATTGTAGATGATGTTACCGGTTTTATGGCTACAAAGTCCTCTTCTAAGTCAGAAAAAGAAGGTAAATCTAAAGCTATGGCTACAAAGTCCTCTTCTAAGTCAGAAAAAGAAGGTGAATCTGAAGCCGAAGAAAAGGGAAGTTCGATAAGGAGAACTTCAAGAATAATGTTTAGTTATATGATTCCAGATATAGATGCAGCAAGAGCAACTATCTTTCCACAGTTCCACGTAAGGTTTAATAATATAAAAAATGAAAATGCCATATTTCAGATAGAGAGTGGTTCAGCAGTTTACATGCTAACAATACATGTTAATGTTAGTGGAATTGGTCAATTATCTACTGAGCAATATGTAGAGGACAGAATAGACAGAGTAGACAAAACGTTTACTGCTTTAATGACCATGTTTAGTGGTTCATATATAGGTGCTAAACATGCTAGGTATTTGCCAATCATTGAATTCTTAGGGGGAATTGCAGCTATTTCGAAACCTATGCCGTTCTCTGTATCTCCTCCTAAGAGGTATGATTACGTTGCTGATACCTTGCAGAGAGCATATGTTTACGTTAATAATATAAAGGATGAATGCATAAAGATATTCTATTTTGATAACGAGGAATTAATTAAGGTAAACGAAAATAAGCAAACAACAGAAAATCAGAGTCAGACTCAAGGTTGTATTGTTAATGTTACAAGAAAAACCTCCTTAGAGGAATTAATCGCTGCTGTGAAAGAAGATGTAATGGAAGAACTGAAAAAGAATTCAAATAAAAAGTAA
- the cas5a gene encoding type I-A CRISPR-associated protein Cas5a, with amino-acid sequence MSDLSLILVKVGFYSNFISVPPLVKSSQGYVVPPPTTLVGALSYPYFAKDGVETENSYSITYKLLDNVKYASFWAPTYAITTDMERIFTMFIQKSSRLKMIGNTKEVVDCLRQPDQCSEELRGTVKGMYGIGTRSSVYYGGEAYIAYIVNDEKLAKYAYGITRIGRKESLVYIRDVKVFKVKDLIIDEVSDLKTRFYFPQRLALNTTMCEIVEMPILDKENFTKVIYPKDDQFCVPPPYLPVPRGMVVDVTSDAVVLDVNKVEKVVESNQHLIIPREVIGNA; translated from the coding sequence ATGAGTGATTTAAGCCTTATTCTAGTCAAGGTAGGTTTTTATAGTAACTTTATATCTGTTCCACCCTTAGTTAAATCTTCTCAAGGTTACGTTGTTCCTCCCCCTACAACGTTGGTTGGTGCTCTGAGTTATCCATATTTTGCAAAAGATGGAGTTGAAACTGAAAATTCGTATTCAATTACGTATAAATTATTAGATAATGTTAAATATGCATCCTTTTGGGCTCCTACATATGCTATAACAACCGATATGGAAAGAATATTTACAATGTTTATACAGAAGTCTAGTAGACTTAAAATGATTGGAAATACGAAAGAGGTTGTTGATTGTTTAAGACAACCAGATCAATGTTCAGAGGAGCTTCGGGGGACAGTAAAAGGAATGTATGGTATTGGTACGAGAAGCTCAGTTTATTATGGAGGTGAAGCGTATATTGCATATATTGTTAATGACGAGAAGTTGGCTAAATACGCTTATGGCATAACAAGGATTGGAAGAAAAGAGTCGTTAGTTTATATAAGAGATGTAAAAGTGTTTAAAGTCAAAGATTTAATTATTGACGAAGTAAGCGACTTGAAAACGAGATTTTACTTCCCCCAAAGGTTAGCGTTGAATACAACGATGTGTGAGATCGTTGAAATGCCAATACTTGATAAGGAGAATTTTACAAAAGTAATTTATCCTAAGGATGATCAGTTCTGTGTACCACCGCCTTATTTACCGGTGCCTAGAGGAATGGTAGTAGATGTTACTAGTGATGCCGTAGTCCTTGATGTGAATAAAGTGGAGAAAGTTGTTGAGAGTAATCAACATCTAATAATACCGAGAGAGGTGATAGGTAATGCCTAA